The genomic interval ACTGCATCCGTGTAGCTCTGCAGAACAGGCAGAGGCATTGGCAAGCCTTGAAGGTATCCGGTGTGCGTTGCAATGGATACATATGCCTGTTATCTTGGAAACAGACAATGCAGAGGTGGTAGCAAGACTGAAAACGAAGCATTCATCAAGATCAGTGTGGGAAGGAGTAATTATGGAGGCGAAAGCAGCGATGCAAGGATTGCAAGCAGTGAAAGTGGCCCATATAAATAGGGACTCAAACAAAGTAGCCCATACTCTAGCTCAGATGGCTCTTAGCTCAGGAAACTATCTGGAATGGAGACTCTGTGCCCCAGCAGAAATTCTTGAGCTATTGAACCAAGAATGTAACCCACATTTCGGTCATTAATAAAGTCCCTCTTtacgtttcaaaaaaaaaaaagagtatgtAGATGCTCAtcaggatcccctcccctccactgAGCTTATCgccagatggagatcggcgccccACCCCTGTTCAGCTGCGAGAtggcgcaaggagcggaggagacgagacgggagacttttttttttacgcgaAGGGAAGGGGAATACTCCACCTTTATCTCAAATTTTCTACTTTAAAACGAGCTATGTTGGGCTTGCAGATATTGATGGGCTGCTCATTCTAGTTGGGTCCGACCGGCGTTGCAGCTTACGTGTTGGCCCATATTTGGTTATGTTCGGGCCTATTTTACCTGGGCCATGATGGTTTTGCGGCTTTAAGACCCAGCCCATACCAGCCCAGCCCATTACCTCGCGGCTCGCGCTTTCCCGTCTCCTCTCCTGGTTCCCTCTTTCTCCCGCTCCGTCCGCCTCCGGTGAGCTGAGCTCCGGCGAGGCGAGGTCGGAGATCCCaccgccgtgtcgccgccgcctccaagttctccttcctccctcgcCTCTTCGCGCCGGCGAGGTCCCACTTTCGCCTTCCCGGATCGGCGCCGGTGAGGTCCGGCGACATATCGCGTCCCCGTGCATCCATCTACTCGGCCGGCGACCGcgcgccccttcgccgtcgtcttATGCGCTTCCCACTGGGCCGCACGATCCGGACATGGGCGCGTTTGGGCGAAGACGCCGCCTATTCGCGGTTCgcgcccccctcctctcccgcttCGTTTCTCCCCaatctccacctccaccttctgCGCGCGCCGCTGCCATTCACACGCATCGAGTAAGCTCGATCTCATCACCTCCCGAGCTGTAGTCTTTGCCCGCACTTGAggtcgcgccggccgccggggcggcagagagagagagagagagagagaggattcaGAGAGGTGTTGTTTGGCCGCGCACGCGAGGTGTTCGACGATTTGCCCACCTGGTCTCCTCCAAGCCAGAGAGAGGTTATGCGCCGGTGCGGCCGAATTCTTTTCCCTCCGTCTCTCAAGTTCGTGTCTCATAGCGGCGGCAGGCTCTCCGTGACACGCTTCTCTACCACCGGGTTCGACCTCCCCGACTGGTTCAGGAACCCCAAGGACGATGGCTCATGCGCCGGCTTggatgacgaggaggacgacATTTTTGTGCTCCCGACTGAACCCAACGTCTCGGATGAGCGAAGAAGCCAGAGCAGCGCCTCCAGGTCGCTGTCGATCCGCCCTGGCTTTCCTGCAACTGCCTCCCATGAGGATGCTGAGTTCGAGGCCGACATCGATGAGGTCAGCAGGATCCTTAGTGCTCGTTTCGCGTCTCCTGAGGCCATTATGATAGCCATGGACTGCTGCTCTGTAAGGGTCACTGGCCGCCTTGTTGACAAGATCCTGACGAGGTTCAGCAATGATTGGGTGGCGGCATTCGGGTTCTTCATGTGGGTTGGCACTCAGGGAGGGTACTGCCATTGTGCCGATTCATATGACTTGATGGTAGATATACTGGGGAAGTTCAAGCAGTTTGATCTGATGTGGGGTTTGATCAATCAGATGGTTGAGGTTGGAGGCTTGATGTCGCTCATGACGATGACAAAGGTGATGAGAAGGCTTGCTGGGGCAAGTCGATGGACCGAGGCCATCGACGCCTTCCATAAGATGGATCGGTTTGGAGTTGTGAAGGATACAAAGGCCATGAATGTGCTCCTGGACACACTGTGCAAGGAGAGGAGCGTGAAGCGCGCAAGAGGCGTCTTCCAAGAGCTGAGGGGAACAATACCTCCAGACGAGAACAGCTTCAATACTCTCGTGCATGGTTGGTGTAAGGCAAGGATGCTGAAGGAAGCTCTAGAAACAATGGAGGAGATGAAGCAGCATGGATTCAGTCCTTCAGTGGTGACTTATACCAGCCTGGTAGAAGCATACTGCATGGAGAAAGATTTTCAGACGGTTTACGCTCTCTTGGACGAGATGCGCAAGAGGCGGTGTCCCCCAAATGTTGTTACATATACCATT from Oryza glaberrima chromosome 3, OglaRS2, whole genome shotgun sequence carries:
- the LOC127766421 gene encoding pentatricopeptide repeat-containing protein At3g22670, mitochondrial-like, encoding MRRCGRILFPPSLKFVSHSGGRLSVTRFSTTGFDLPDWFRNPKDDGSCAGLDDEEDDIFVLPTEPNVSDERRSQSSASRSLSIRPGFPATASHEDAEFEADIDEVSRILSARFASPEAIMIAMDCCSVRVTGRLVDKILTRFSNDWVAAFGFFMWVGTQGGYCHCADSYDLMVDILGKFKQFDLMWGLINQMVEVGGLMSLMTMTKVMRRLAGASRWTEAIDAFHKMDRFGVVKDTKAMNVLLDTLCKERSVKRARGVFQELRGTIPPDENSFNTLVHGWCKARMLKEALETMEEMKQHGFSPSVVTYTSLVEAYCMEKDFQTVYALLDEMRKRRCPPNVVTYTILMHALGKAGRTREALDTFDKLKEDGVAPDASFYNSLIYILGRAGRLEDAYSVVEEMRTTGIAPNVTTFNTLISAACDHSQAENALKLLVKMEEQSCKPDIKTYTPLLKLCCKRQWVKILLFLVCHMFRKDISPDFSTYTLLVSWLCRNGKVAQSCLFLEEMVSKGFAPKQETFDLVMEKLEKRNLQSVYKKIQVLRTQVTNLKHMESFQ